Proteins from one Stenotrophomonas aracearum genomic window:
- a CDS encoding tetratricopeptide repeat-containing diguanylate cyclase — MPKLLPVRRTLRALAILLSLIALPALAQRPLDGAPRMAQVEQCNALLTSEPQAALQLARRLLAGPALSTSMEIGAVGCLGAAARALGQLEQTTELPDRLLAAAARADASPADRQRARTIAAHLLLWGGERARALSLTATLLDEAVRERDAQGQISALMQIAMIRGDAMGDAEGALTYLHKATVLSEHLHRPPNAGDLILYYNYGYALLNLQRHAQAAAAFKRAEAIGTRLAGQELFLNRIASHRAEIQRVAGQLDAAEAGLRRVLAWQAAQDPQGQVVTLQRLARVAVDRGNTAAALPLAEQAQRLAVGGHFTEEIRNGLDLLGDLHTLLGHRDQALELTRQGRALDKARNQGETLGQLARLQASAERSIDPAQVNAEQDLGRVRVIRNSAVIALVVVGALATVIVLRLHRQRRQLTLLSRTDAVTGLLNRREAERRLEERSARSDGHHRSALLLVELDDFKTLNDRHGQAAGDRVLHSVAQCLQAACDRHDLLARWGGAAFLVARHDTTAEAAQALASHLRLAIERLVVEAGPQQHLTLTASVGVAPLPLFADAPAVVEDSLRAADRALQGARQSGRNAWAGVWGEHSSEAPHLHAVLGNPEAAMAAGWISLSGSQPIRWSP, encoded by the coding sequence ATGCCCAAGCTGTTGCCTGTCCGGCGCACCCTGCGTGCGCTTGCCATACTGCTGTCGCTGATCGCGTTGCCTGCGCTGGCGCAACGCCCGCTCGACGGGGCGCCGCGGATGGCCCAGGTCGAGCAGTGCAACGCGTTGCTCACCAGCGAACCGCAGGCCGCGCTGCAGCTTGCGCGCCGGTTGCTGGCCGGGCCGGCGTTGTCGACCTCGATGGAGATCGGTGCGGTGGGCTGCCTGGGCGCCGCCGCGCGGGCGCTGGGCCAGCTGGAACAGACCACCGAGCTGCCCGACCGCCTGCTGGCTGCGGCAGCACGCGCCGACGCCTCCCCCGCCGACCGCCAGCGTGCGCGCACCATCGCCGCGCACCTGCTGCTGTGGGGCGGCGAACGCGCCCGGGCGCTGAGCCTGACCGCCACCCTGCTGGACGAGGCGGTCCGCGAGCGCGACGCGCAGGGCCAGATCAGCGCACTGATGCAGATCGCGATGATCCGTGGCGACGCGATGGGCGATGCCGAAGGCGCGCTCACCTACCTGCACAAGGCCACCGTGCTCAGCGAGCACCTGCACCGCCCGCCCAATGCCGGCGACCTGATCCTGTATTACAACTACGGCTATGCGCTGCTGAACCTGCAGCGCCACGCGCAGGCCGCGGCCGCGTTCAAGCGTGCCGAAGCGATCGGCACCCGCTTGGCCGGGCAGGAACTGTTCCTCAACCGCATCGCCAGCCACCGCGCGGAGATCCAGCGCGTTGCCGGCCAGCTGGATGCGGCCGAAGCCGGCCTGCGCCGGGTGCTGGCCTGGCAGGCCGCGCAGGATCCGCAGGGCCAGGTGGTGACCCTGCAGCGCCTGGCCCGGGTGGCCGTAGACCGGGGCAACACCGCCGCGGCACTGCCACTGGCCGAACAGGCGCAGCGACTGGCGGTGGGCGGCCATTTCACCGAAGAGATCCGCAACGGGCTGGACCTGCTCGGCGACCTGCACACCCTGCTCGGCCACCGCGACCAGGCGCTCGAACTCACGCGCCAGGGCCGTGCGCTGGACAAGGCGCGCAACCAGGGCGAGACCCTGGGCCAGCTGGCGCGGCTGCAGGCCTCGGCCGAACGCAGCATCGATCCCGCACAGGTGAATGCCGAGCAGGATCTGGGCCGGGTGCGGGTGATCCGCAACAGCGCGGTGATCGCGCTGGTCGTGGTCGGTGCGCTGGCCACGGTGATCGTGCTGCGGCTGCACCGCCAGCGGCGCCAGCTGACCCTGCTCAGCCGCACCGACGCGGTCACCGGCCTGCTCAACCGGCGTGAGGCCGAGCGCCGGCTGGAGGAACGCAGCGCGCGCAGCGACGGCCACCACCGCAGCGCGCTGCTGCTGGTGGAACTGGATGACTTCAAGACCCTGAACGACCGCCACGGCCAGGCCGCCGGCGACCGCGTGCTGCACAGCGTGGCGCAGTGCCTGCAGGCCGCCTGCGACCGCCACGACCTGCTGGCACGCTGGGGCGGCGCGGCGTTCCTGGTGGCCCGCCACGACACGACTGCCGAAGCGGCGCAGGCACTGGCCAGCCACCTGCGGTTGGCGATCGAACGGCTGGTGGTGGAAGCCGGGCCGCAGCAGCACCTGACACTCACTGCCAGCGTGGGCGTAGCGCCGCTGCCGTTGTTCGCGGATGCGCCGGCGGTGGTGGAAGACAGTCTTCGTGCGGCCGACCGTGCGTTGCAGGGTGCGCGCCAGAGCGGACGCAATGCGTGGGCCGGCGTGTGGGGTGAACACAGCAGCGAGGCACCGCATCTGCATGCGGTGCTGGGCAATCCGGAAGCGGCGATGGCGGCCGGGTGGATCAGTCTGAGCGGCAGCCAGCCGATTCGCTGGTCGCCCTGA
- a CDS encoding manganese efflux pump MntP family protein has product MSPISMLLIGFAMSTDAFAAAVGKGAAMRKPRFPDALRAGLIFGVIEAITPVIGWLLGRAASSYVEAFDHWIAFVLLGALGVHMIINGVKPDAEEADEDGDKHRGFWHLAVTGFATSIDAMAVGVGLAFLDVHIGVMAAVIGLCTLVMVTTGIMLGRVLGSMIGKRAEIAGGVILILVGSAILYEHLSGAVG; this is encoded by the coding sequence ATGTCTCCCATTTCGATGTTGTTGATTGGCTTTGCCATGTCCACCGATGCCTTCGCGGCGGCGGTCGGCAAAGGTGCGGCCATGCGGAAGCCGCGCTTTCCCGATGCCCTGCGCGCGGGCCTGATCTTTGGCGTGATCGAGGCGATCACCCCGGTGATCGGCTGGCTGCTGGGCCGTGCCGCGTCCTCCTACGTGGAAGCGTTCGACCACTGGATTGCCTTCGTGCTGCTCGGCGCGCTGGGTGTGCACATGATCATCAACGGCGTGAAGCCGGATGCGGAAGAAGCCGACGAGGACGGGGACAAGCACCGCGGGTTCTGGCACCTGGCCGTGACCGGTTTCGCCACCAGCATCGACGCGATGGCGGTGGGCGTGGGCCTGGCCTTCCTGGACGTGCATATCGGCGTGATGGCGGCGGTGATCGGCCTGTGCACGCTGGTGATGGTGACCACCGGCATCATGCTGGGCCGCGTGCTGGGCAGCATGATCGGCAAGCGTGCGGAGATCGCCGGTGGCGTGATTTTGATCCTGGTCGGCAGTGCGATTCTGTATGAGCACCTTAGTGGCGCCGTGGGTTGA
- a CDS encoding hybrid sensor histidine kinase/response regulator, protein MVSSWILLLVSVAYAALLFGVAWWGDRRPMYPDRPWLRPVVYSLALAVYCSSWTFYGAVGTAVRNGIGYLPIYLGPLLLLLFGWRIIERLALIARSQNVVSIADFISSRFGRSRRLAALVAVIALIGIIPYLALQYKAVAMSLQVLTGNVGPTGYFSDPALYVALLMALFATLFGTRQVDATEHHHGMMLAIALESMIKLIAMVALGLFAYLWLADRGETVVRSAHTLFTGLPPVGFISQTLLSFLAIVCLPRQFHVAVVECGDVRDVRRARWMFGGYLVVISAMVIPIATAGVTLFGTGGSIADDSMVLALPLAEGRKFLALVAYVGGFSAATGMVIVASIALATMVSNDLVMPVLLRRSGDHQEAADMASRVLWIRRLAILLLAMAAYSYYRGSSNDSTLASYGLMAFAAVAQFAPGLIGGLYWRGASRRGVEAGILLGFGTWIYTLLLPALTHAGWTDGSWLLDGPFGISWLQPQGLFGMTGWDPLTHGTFWSLLINAAAMLLVSVRWRPGVDERLRAAPFLDPYAQRPSVAGDWPGHVHVGDLLALAARVVGDRHARRSFFEQAQSLGRELQASAAADRAWVQFTERLLAASIGAASARLLLTSLLRGSGMDLGEVVAVLDEAGQELRFNREILSTTLENISAGVSVVDPDMRLTAWNRRYQQMFGYPDGMLYVGRPVADLIRYNAERGELGEGEIDVQINRRIGYMRAGSPHIFERTRSDGRVIEMRGQALPGGGYVTSYNDITDYKHAENALLEANETLEQRVAERSHEAEVAQQSKTRFLAAISHDVLQPLNAARLFASALRDSHHNNDEQRHLAERVDASLRAAEELLDGLLDVSRLDAGGLHPVIGDFDVSLLMRELAAQYSPVAAGRGLRLDLFARPAWVRSDRRLLRRVLQNFLANALRYTRQGRIVLAVRHRGEEIELQVWDTGPGIPEHHMQQIFNEFHRYQQPFDWGEQGLGLGLSICQRISRLLDHRLNARSQVGSGSMFSILLPRAAVPELPPSDAPAAVPEHSTRTDSLAGMRVLCVDNDQEILDGMRALLGRWQVEVITASTVDQALEEVMAQPDVMLVDYHLHDRLDGLDTLVALRAQAGRDIPGALLTADGRDELKRMARDRGYRLLTKPIKPASLRAYLAAHSTLKG, encoded by the coding sequence GTGGTTTCTAGCTGGATCCTGCTGCTGGTGTCGGTGGCCTATGCCGCGCTGCTGTTCGGCGTGGCCTGGTGGGGCGACCGGCGCCCGATGTACCCCGACCGCCCGTGGCTGCGCCCGGTGGTCTACAGTCTGGCGCTGGCGGTGTACTGCTCGTCGTGGACCTTCTACGGCGCGGTCGGCACGGCGGTGCGCAACGGCATCGGCTACCTGCCGATCTACTTGGGGCCGCTGCTGCTGCTGCTGTTCGGCTGGCGCATCATCGAGCGCCTGGCGCTGATCGCGCGCAGCCAGAACGTGGTCTCCATCGCGGACTTCATTTCCTCGCGCTTCGGCCGCTCGCGGCGGCTGGCCGCGTTGGTTGCGGTGATCGCGCTGATCGGCATCATTCCGTACCTGGCGCTGCAGTACAAAGCGGTGGCGATGAGCCTGCAGGTGCTGACCGGCAATGTCGGGCCAACCGGCTACTTCAGCGACCCGGCGCTGTACGTGGCGCTGCTGATGGCATTGTTCGCCACCCTGTTCGGCACCCGCCAGGTGGATGCCACCGAGCACCACCACGGCATGATGCTGGCGATCGCGCTGGAGTCGATGATCAAGCTGATCGCGATGGTGGCGCTGGGCCTGTTCGCCTACCTGTGGCTGGCCGACCGCGGCGAAACCGTGGTGCGCAGCGCGCATACGCTGTTCACCGGGCTGCCGCCGGTGGGCTTCATCTCGCAGACCCTGCTCAGCTTCCTGGCCATCGTCTGCCTGCCGCGCCAGTTCCACGTGGCGGTGGTGGAATGCGGCGACGTGCGCGATGTGCGCCGCGCGCGCTGGATGTTCGGCGGCTACCTGGTGGTGATCTCGGCGATGGTGATTCCGATCGCCACCGCCGGCGTGACCCTGTTTGGCACCGGCGGCAGCATTGCCGACGACAGCATGGTGCTGGCCCTGCCGCTGGCCGAAGGCCGCAAATTCCTGGCCCTGGTCGCGTACGTGGGTGGGTTCTCGGCCGCGACCGGCATGGTCATCGTCGCCTCCATCGCACTGGCCACCATGGTCAGCAACGACCTGGTGATGCCGGTGCTGCTGCGCCGCAGTGGCGACCACCAGGAAGCGGCGGACATGGCGTCGCGGGTGCTGTGGATCCGGCGCCTGGCGATCCTGCTGCTGGCGATGGCGGCCTACAGCTACTACCGCGGAAGCAGCAACGACAGCACGCTGGCCTCGTATGGGCTGATGGCGTTCGCGGCGGTGGCGCAGTTCGCGCCCGGATTGATCGGCGGCCTGTACTGGCGCGGTGCCAGCCGCCGCGGCGTGGAAGCCGGCATCCTGCTCGGCTTCGGCACCTGGATCTATACGCTGCTGCTGCCGGCGTTGACCCATGCCGGCTGGACCGACGGCAGCTGGCTGCTCGACGGGCCGTTCGGCATCAGCTGGCTGCAGCCGCAGGGCCTGTTCGGCATGACCGGCTGGGACCCGCTTACCCACGGCACGTTCTGGTCGCTGCTGATCAACGCCGCAGCGATGCTGCTGGTCTCGGTGCGCTGGCGCCCGGGCGTGGACGAGCGCCTGCGTGCCGCGCCGTTCCTGGACCCTTACGCACAGCGCCCGTCGGTGGCCGGCGACTGGCCCGGCCACGTGCACGTGGGCGACCTGCTGGCGCTGGCCGCGCGCGTGGTCGGTGACCGCCATGCGCGGCGCTCGTTCTTCGAACAGGCGCAGTCGCTGGGCCGCGAGCTGCAGGCCTCGGCCGCCGCCGACCGTGCCTGGGTGCAGTTCACCGAGCGCCTGCTCGCCGCTTCGATCGGCGCGGCCTCGGCGCGGCTGCTGCTGACCAGCCTGCTGCGCGGCTCGGGCATGGACCTGGGCGAAGTGGTGGCGGTGCTCGACGAAGCCGGGCAGGAGCTGCGCTTCAACCGCGAAATCCTCTCCACCACGCTGGAGAACATCAGCGCGGGGGTCAGCGTGGTCGACCCGGACATGCGCCTGACCGCCTGGAACCGCCGCTACCAGCAGATGTTCGGCTACCCCGACGGCATGCTCTACGTGGGCCGCCCGGTGGCCGACCTGATCCGCTACAACGCCGAGCGCGGCGAGCTGGGCGAGGGCGAGATCGACGTGCAGATCAACCGCCGCATCGGCTACATGCGCGCCGGCTCGCCGCACATTTTCGAACGCACCCGCAGCGACGGCCGCGTGATCGAGATGCGCGGCCAGGCGCTGCCCGGTGGCGGCTACGTGACCAGCTACAACGACATCACCGACTACAAGCACGCCGAAAACGCGCTGTTGGAAGCGAACGAAACGCTGGAGCAGCGCGTGGCCGAGCGCTCGCACGAAGCCGAGGTGGCGCAGCAGTCCAAGACCCGCTTCCTGGCCGCGATCAGCCACGACGTGCTGCAGCCGCTCAACGCGGCGCGGCTGTTTGCGTCGGCGCTGCGCGACAGCCACCACAACAATGACGAGCAGCGGCATCTGGCCGAGCGCGTGGATGCCTCGTTGCGCGCTGCCGAGGAACTGCTGGACGGGCTGCTGGATGTGTCTCGTCTGGATGCCGGCGGCCTGCACCCGGTGATCGGCGACTTCGACGTGAGCCTGCTGATGCGCGAGCTGGCCGCGCAGTACTCGCCGGTGGCGGCCGGGCGCGGCCTGCGCCTGGATCTGTTCGCGCGCCCGGCCTGGGTGCGCAGCGACCGCCGCCTGCTGCGCCGCGTGCTGCAGAACTTCCTGGCCAATGCGCTGCGCTACACCCGCCAGGGCCGCATCGTGCTGGCGGTGCGCCACCGTGGCGAGGAGATCGAACTGCAGGTGTGGGACACCGGCCCGGGCATTCCCGAGCACCACATGCAGCAGATCTTCAACGAGTTCCACCGCTACCAGCAGCCATTCGACTGGGGCGAGCAGGGGCTGGGCCTGGGCCTGTCGATCTGCCAGCGCATCTCGCGCCTGCTCGACCACCGCCTCAATGCACGCAGCCAGGTCGGCAGCGGCAGCATGTTCTCGATCCTGCTGCCGCGCGCGGCGGTGCCTGAGCTGCCGCCGAGCGACGCGCCCGCCGCCGTGCCCGAACACAGCACGCGCACCGACTCGCTGGCCGGCATGCGCGTGCTGTGCGTGGACAACGACCAGGAAATCCTCGACGGCATGCGTGCGCTGCTCGGCCGCTGGCAGGTAGAGGTGATTACTGCCAGCACCGTGGACCAGGCGCTGGAGGAGGTGATGGCGCAGCCGGACGTGATGCTGGTGGACTACCACCTGCACGACCGGCTGGACGGGCTGGACACGCTGGTGGCGCTGCGCGCGCAGGCCGGGCGCGACATTCCCGGGGCCCTGCTCACCGCCGATGGCCGCGACGAGCTCAAGCGCATGGCGCGCGACCGCGGCTACCGCCTGCTGACCAAGCCGATCAAGCCGGCCTCGCTGCGCGCGTACCTGGCGGCGCACTCCACCCTGAAGGGATGA
- a CDS encoding OmpA family protein, giving the protein MKNTAMTFHAARPLLGAALFTVLAGAASAQTAQLLPQQQRISDEAIHADHATYEATQGRIQALNDSGRPIRDYHLSKAQCWLDVSFHEYSRNDRSDFPQAALGESERLIVGMEQGASPLPTDTPLVNNAKYLRVDLWQRLRVLHGSPGFACAAQQVACGEVELVHAGNEFNQQQWRHSKPYIQIAEELVNDAEAQARQCAVASTVAPGPLVANVLFEFDRDGYRDIRTYSLESIDRALASIGSESLQLQSVVLVGHADRLQGRGFDANQALSERRAKTVRELLIGRGLDPAKIRYEYRGDTQQVQQCDGVKPRAALLECLLPNRRVEVRFEVAR; this is encoded by the coding sequence ATGAAAAACACCGCCATGACCTTCCACGCCGCACGCCCGTTGCTGGGCGCGGCCCTGTTCACCGTGCTGGCCGGCGCCGCGTCGGCGCAGACCGCGCAGCTGCTGCCGCAGCAGCAGCGGATCAGCGACGAAGCCATCCATGCCGACCACGCCACGTATGAGGCCACCCAGGGGCGCATCCAGGCGCTCAACGACAGCGGCCGGCCGATCCGCGACTACCACCTGTCCAAGGCGCAGTGCTGGCTGGACGTGTCGTTCCACGAGTACAGCCGCAACGACCGCAGCGATTTTCCGCAGGCGGCACTGGGCGAGTCGGAGCGGCTGATCGTCGGCATGGAGCAGGGGGCAAGCCCATTGCCGACCGACACCCCGCTGGTGAACAACGCCAAGTACCTCCGCGTTGACCTGTGGCAGCGCCTGCGCGTGCTGCACGGCAGCCCGGGCTTCGCCTGTGCCGCGCAGCAGGTGGCGTGTGGCGAGGTGGAGCTGGTGCATGCCGGCAATGAGTTCAACCAGCAGCAGTGGCGCCATTCCAAGCCGTACATCCAGATCGCCGAAGAGCTGGTCAACGACGCCGAAGCGCAGGCGCGCCAGTGCGCGGTGGCATCGACGGTGGCACCGGGCCCGCTGGTGGCCAACGTGCTGTTCGAATTCGACCGCGACGGCTACCGCGACATCCGCACGTATTCGCTGGAAAGCATCGACCGCGCGCTGGCCAGCATCGGCAGCGAGTCGCTGCAGCTGCAGTCGGTGGTGCTGGTCGGGCATGCCGATCGCCTGCAGGGCCGCGGCTTCGACGCGAACCAGGCGCTGTCCGAGCGGCGTGCGAAGACGGTGCGCGAGCTGTTGATCGGCCGCGGGCTGGACCCGGCCAAGATCCGCTACGAGTACCGCGGCGATACCCAGCAGGTGCAGCAGTGCGATGGCGTGAAGCCGCGTGCGGCGCTGCTGGAGTGCCTGCTGCCGAACCGGCGGGTGGAAGTGCGCTTCGAGGTGGCGCGCTGA
- a CDS encoding sensor histidine kinase, with amino-acid sequence MPEPTPRTRADSTDRPHGLGRRTDAMLRSLLLLVALYHPLLAAWIALRLGSGLDLMVPSMAAAHTLLCVLCLLEHRNGRSLHAAATFLVGEALLLVLAYGYWAAQLRVQMVQLVPVLLVAAVLGRRPLAWATAWLCALMTLGGWIDAAGALFRPDRVLQAATDLAVSAFGAVMTAWLLHHSVTGLRESLHEARQRSQELARKRDELQVEMQARERSRDQLVHAMKMDNVGRLASGIAHDFNHLLALVLGYVAKARRSEGAALQDALQGADSATRRASAVSRRLLDFSRLEPGRPQLLDAAATLTAMAPVVQQVFDERVHCEVDTGGVQRLIHFDPAQLESILLSLAVNANQAMPDGGRFSLRLQPPQPDGALVLQLQDTGQGMSESVRARCLEPFFTTKPVGQGTGLGLSVTASLVAAAGGSVQVHSRPGAGTRIELHLPSRPLAPLAA; translated from the coding sequence ATGCCCGAGCCGACGCCCCGCACCCGCGCCGACAGCACCGACCGCCCGCACGGGCTGGGCCGGCGCACCGACGCCATGCTGCGCAGCCTGCTGCTGCTGGTGGCGCTGTACCACCCGCTGCTGGCGGCGTGGATCGCGCTGCGGCTGGGCAGCGGCCTGGATCTGATGGTGCCGTCGATGGCGGCCGCGCATACACTGCTCTGCGTGCTGTGCCTGCTCGAACACCGCAACGGGCGCAGCCTGCATGCCGCCGCGACCTTCCTGGTCGGCGAAGCGCTGCTGCTGGTGCTGGCCTATGGCTACTGGGCCGCGCAGTTGCGGGTGCAGATGGTGCAGCTGGTACCGGTACTGCTGGTCGCCGCGGTGCTGGGCCGGCGGCCGCTGGCCTGGGCCACCGCCTGGCTGTGCGCGCTGATGACGCTGGGCGGATGGATCGACGCGGCCGGCGCGCTGTTCCGCCCGGACCGGGTGCTGCAGGCGGCCACCGACCTGGCCGTGTCCGCGTTCGGCGCGGTGATGACCGCCTGGCTGCTCCACCACAGCGTGACCGGCCTCCGCGAAAGCCTGCACGAGGCCCGCCAGCGCAGCCAGGAGCTGGCCCGCAAGCGCGATGAGCTGCAGGTGGAGATGCAGGCGCGCGAGCGCTCGCGCGACCAGCTGGTGCACGCGATGAAGATGGACAACGTGGGGCGCCTGGCCAGCGGCATCGCGCACGACTTCAACCACCTGCTGGCGCTGGTGCTGGGCTATGTGGCCAAGGCCCGGCGCAGCGAAGGCGCAGCCCTGCAGGACGCGCTGCAGGGCGCCGATTCGGCGACCCGGCGGGCCAGCGCGGTCAGCCGCCGGCTGCTCGACTTCAGCCGGCTCGAACCCGGCCGCCCGCAGCTGCTGGACGCGGCGGCCACGCTCACCGCGATGGCGCCGGTGGTGCAGCAGGTGTTCGACGAGCGCGTGCACTGCGAGGTGGACACCGGTGGCGTGCAGCGGCTGATCCATTTCGACCCGGCCCAGCTGGAGTCGATCCTGCTCAGCCTGGCGGTCAACGCCAACCAGGCGATGCCCGACGGCGGCCGCTTCAGCCTGCGCCTGCAACCGCCGCAGCCCGACGGCGCGCTGGTGCTGCAGCTGCAGGACACCGGCCAGGGCATGAGCGAAAGCGTGCGCGCGCGCTGCCTGGAACCGTTCTTCACCACCAAGCCGGTCGGGCAGGGCACCGGCCTGGGCCTGTCGGTCACTGCCAGCCTGGTGGCCGCCGCCGGCGGCTCGGTGCAGGTGCACAGCCGCCCCGGCGCCGGCACCCGGATCGAGCTGCACCTGCCCTCGCGCCCGTTGGCGCCGCTGGCGGCCTGA